TTACCCCTCTGACCCTGTCAGCCATAAAAACAGCTATAAAACGCTCCGACAGACAGGAAAACGTCACAGCGAggctttcttctctctctctctcattaggAGGACACTCCAGCCTTCCTCTGCACTCGTATGGGTGGGCTGCTCACCGCTtcaggaggggtgtgtgtgtgtgtgtgtgtgtgtgtgcgtgcttgatTGACGGCTGAGACACGATTGGTTGACCTTTGTGCTTGACCTTAGCAAGACCTTTTGATTGGTCTGCTTGTTTTCATCTGTCTGGCTAAGACTTGGGAGTGTGGGAgcggggagtgtgtgtgtgtgtgtgtgtgcgtgtatgtctggggtgggggggggggggggggggggacgaggcATCACAAAGAGGGTGAATGGGGGGAAAATGAAGAAACCTTTTTTGTCAGGTCAGACCTCGTCTGTCACCTTCGATTCAGGGTCATtgaaagcaggggtgtcaaacatacggcaCGAGAGTCACAACTGGTCCCAAAAGGGCTCCACTTCGGcccacacaataaaaaaaaaacaaaaaaacgtacTTATTTGTAGCAGAGACAACCCAACGCAAAGATGCTGTTTTCTCACTGATAATGActtctttttgaaaactgcttccAAACTGCAACATTTTCTTAACAAACCTGCTTCAAACCAGCTCAACACAACTTTTCTAGACCACATGATACTTGCACATGCACACTACAGCTGTAGACAACAGTATTTCTGCATATCTGTGAGTAGATCaccagaaattaaaaaagactGGTGGATTCCAAAGTGCTGCTTGTGCCGTTCAGTCTTTAGAATTCAACAGCACAAGTGTACATTTAGAATCCCATTCAGTGGCTCAGCAGAGACACATTCCTCACATATTTCAGGTGAGGAGTGGACTTGGatgaaaaaggaggaaagcttAAAGGAATCTTCATGTCCACATTGTACTATGTAACACAAATAATGCTTgcagagcaaaaaaaacatgcctCAAGCAAGATGAGGACCTTAGAGCTACAGCATAGTAGTCAAACCAAATGCACGCATAATAAGACTGAAGCAGTTTGCAGTTAATGGGGTTTAAGGCCTGAGAAGTGCAACCAGGCATGGAGGagtgcaggtttttttgtttgtgaagcTGCCTTGGCATCAACGTCGCCCTGAGTGGGGGGGATTAGCAGAAACATGCATGCTAAAGGCAGCAGAACTCATGCGTCCTATGACGCTGCATCAGCCTGCATAAAGCCAGCAAACTTCTTGATAGTCGTTTCGAATGAAAATCCCACAAAAATCAGCAGAAATTTGATGAATTCAGCAGAATAGTTGAAAACGCAAGACAACTGCCCGACCAGGCCCTGAAATATAAATGAAGAATCAGAAAGCTGTGTGCTACCGGAGGCAGGGTGCAGGTAGGGGTACATGTGCGCCCCCGGGCCCCGGCTGGGCACCAGCTCGTACTGGAAGGCTGTGATCCTGCGGCTGATGTCGGTCTGCGGGACGGCCTCCACAAAGAGCGCGCCCTCTCCCAGCATGAAGCAGCGCACCTCTCCCCGGGCGTGGTCCTGGtccgccagcagcagcctcaggtCCCCCGCACGCTCCAGGTACACATGAgaaccctgaacacacacactcattaacaCACACGTCAAcccaacacactcacacgcagCAGAAAGCCCGAGTACCTGAGAGTGAACGTGGGGCTTGATGCACACGTGGAGACCCGACGGGGGCTCGGTGTTGGGCCGCAGGTTGACGATGATGGCCCCGGTGGGGTAGAGCCACTCCAGAGAGCCTTCAGAGCAGCGCAGGTAGACCTGCTCCACGTCTCTGCGATGAGCCTCATGGCTCAAGCCACTGCAGTAAAGAAGACCTTAACTTAAAAttctaaatatttaatttcCAATAAATGCAAAGTgcatggaaataaaattcaaggCAGTCTTGTTAATATCCGATCACAAAACATTCGTGATGTATTGTTCAGCCCTGACTGAAACGCTCTGCAGGAACGTCTCAAAGTTAAACAAACAGGCAGGGGAGATTTAATGATCCTCATTAGgtgtctcagcagcagctgtctcCCAGCAGATCTCTGGCTTGTCTCAGATGTGCCTGAACTACCTCAACAGCAGGAACTGATTAAGTCGTTAGACGTTCGAGGCGAGTAAACTTTACAGCGCCGAGTGCAAAGTACAGGCTTTCATTCTTTATGACTTCAGGACTTGGAAGGAGCGATCAAAGGCGCCATGTGGCGGTATTTACTCAAGatagaagctgcagcagagacattCCTGTCTTCataaatgactttaaaaaaaaaaaaaccttaatggaGCACAATGGAGACTAATTAAAACAGATCGTCAAGCAAATTGACATCTTTGATTATTGATCTCTGGAGAAGATGTGAAACTGAGGTGTAAAGAACAGGGCAGTCAGTTTAGTACTAGACTGATCTATGACTGGTCCTTTCTGGGAACAGAGTGAGCGTGAATCAGCTTTGGATTAATTACGCAATAGTGACCATAAGAAACTAAAGATTAAAAAACCCTTTTCAGTGCTCAGTGAGTTGTGAAACAACCAAAGGAATGTGCATGCAATTGTCTCATTAACTAACAGAAAACCTTCTCTTTTCAacacaaaagttaaaaaagttacaaaaataaatgacagaaagCTGAAATTGGTTTTCCTGAGGAATGATTATAGAAAGCTCAGAGCTCCTTTGTTCGCCTCCATCCTCACCTTCCTCTCCAGCTGCACTGGTCGCTGGAGTACTGCGCCACCGCCCGACACGCGAGCACCGCGGCGACCCAGTGCGCCACCCACGGCCGGAGCATGGTGGCCCGTCCGCCCCGCGGTCACCGGATCCCGCACGCACCGCACCCACCGCACCGCACCGGCCCAGCCTCCGCTCCGACGGTGCGCACCGCAGCTGAGCTCCCCCCGAAAACCGCAGGGATCCACGTGAAGAATACTCCACAGACAGCTCCGTTAAAGCGCGCGTGGGCTACATGGCGGGTGGAGACCCCCAGACCATGACGGGAAGCGCGTGAGTGGGGAAAGTTTAGTGCGCGCGCAGCGGGGACGACGCTCCCTtcttttacttaaaaaaaaaaaaaaaaaaaactttcgcCGCGTGCGCTCCGCTCAGGCGGGGGCGCGTGCCAGCGGCTGAACTCCGCTCGAGTGACACGCGAACGCTCactttagccccgcccacctggaCGTGTctgttcatttgttcattttggagcaaaactcatttttttccaccattttcaaaggttttctggACGAACTTCTGTAACTGTTCCTCACTACACGGATAAACTGTTCCTGTGGAGCACGGCCATTTAATCACTCAATATAAAGatagaaggaaagaaaacagaaacccTGGTTCTAGCAGGGGGGGTAATGAACCCTGAAGATGGAAGAACTGAGAGATGTTTCAGTCTTTATCCAAgtggcttcatcagttcatgGCTAATCTTATTAAACTGTTACATTGATATCTCTAATAGACATTTAGTCTTTTTGGAAACTTCATAATTACTTTTTTCCCCTGCTTTCATCCTGTTAATACTTAATCTTTACAAACTGCATTTGATTTCATGTCACACTGACAACTTTTGTGCTAAAGATGTCTCTGACTAAGAAGTAGTTTGCTTCACATTCCTGAAATCTACAGTTATTAAGTTATGTCCCTCCCATTTGACAAATTGCTtacttttatgtaaaaaaatgcaattacaATCATATTTGTAATTTGTATCTGAGGCATGGTAATCACACTGGCTGAATTTGAAATTTTGGTCCAATTTTGGCATATTTCCTGTAAGTTTAACACCTCTGGCATAAACAGAATTACtgatgcttaaaaaaaaagcgtgGTTGCTTCACTCAAGATGTTAAAAGACTCCCAAAAGTTTCCCATTCTTGCTAAACCTAAAAAGGATATACGCTATCCAGACTTGACAAACAAGTGAAAAgttgtcagaaaataaaaatattctgaaGTGAGAAAAAGATAACTATAAATTTAACAACAGTCTAATGATACTTTATATTGTATGGGAATGTGAACGATATAAAACAATGTTGCCAAAATGTCTCAGCAGCTGATACAGAGTGAGAACAAATATTAATCTAATCTGTTTTGAATCAACTCTCaagagctggaaacagaaacaaagttccagtgaaatgaccagctggTATCGGTACCAAGCAGGTTCATTCATCAACGACTCGTTTCTGCTTTATGGAGCTTGTCAGGTCTTCGCGGTGTCGGCCTGGACGGCCCATGAGTGTCCATGCTGGTTTTATAGACACATGGATCaagttttcactgtgaaaatcaGATCAGCATGCAGGTTCTAGAACATCAGCACCCAACGATTTCAACATGTCCCTCAAACATTCCCTCAAACCTCCGTAAAAGCTCTGACTGTTTGAACAGTTTATTTACAGACATGTTGCCTGACAGTGGAGTAAACTATGGGAGTGTGTTCCTTGAAGCTCAAATGGTAGCTGAGGCTGATTTCTGCACCGTTTGTCTTATAACCCTGCAGAGTGACTCCCACAGCCCGTGGAAAAAGAAAGGTCCTGATGGAACACGAAGTCACACGTGTGCTTTAGATGCCTGTTCGGGTGTCGGTCGGTTTTCCCGTGAGAAAACAGTCGGAACAGCAACAACGTTACCGACTCGCCACATTCCAGCCAGAGCAATGtcacacatttcaaaaaataCTGAGACAAACTGACACCCCAccccctggacacacacacacacacacacacacacacacacacacacacacacacacacacacacacacacacacactataataAGTTACCCCAACTTCctgaaaacacataattcaGAAGAGCGATGCCAGTTTATGCGTCCAGCAACATAACACTGAGGTAAActacaaaacatgcaaacagctgcAATCAGCAGAGGTGATTTACTCGCAGGCTCTGATAAAGAACCTTTGGATCTCTTGAGATTCGTTTGTCAAGGCTTGGCGCGCCGTGACAAACAAGGAGTTCAAAGATGCCAAAGACGgcaggaggaaacctgcagcGCACAAAGCAAGATCaacgaaacaaacaaaatgctttCCTCATGCTGTTGATGAACTGGTTGGAAATCTATTCAGTAACCCAACAGTTTATTTTGGTATTGTCCTGACATCCATAACTAAGTAACTTCTCACTGAAAGTTGAACTTCTTCCGATTGAAataatgtaaaacaaacaaacaaacaaacaaaaaatccagttttaaatTGCATGCCGTTTCACCATGACGTACTCCCTTTGCCTGACTCTAATTCTGTCCCTGCAGcgggagggctgctgctgatgtgctgCTTGACCTCGGATGCTCCTCCACTATGCAAAGTATTTACAGAGCAGCGGAGCCGCtgaccccctccctcctgcagtCACCTGGCTCTCCGCTTCGTCTGTCCTCACGCCGCTTCTCGCCCGGCCGCCCGCACATTCCTCAGTCTCTCATTTcaacctctctgacctctgtttcctctctcattTGAAGAAATCTTAATTTACCTACAGTGGCAGAGCCGAGCACACCCACCAGACCCGGTAGTCGTGCTGACCGCTTTGCTCAAGGGCAGCGTGACAGTTGTTGATGGGGAGGGAGAAGCGTTGGGCTCCCGCTGGGAAATGCCTCTTGCTTCCCGACACAGGAAGAGAGCGGTCACTGCGGAGGCAGCGAAAGTCAAACAGTTTAATCAAACCAGCAAAGGTTAATAACAGTGTGAAACAAATATCAATCTCACTGAAACATAAAACACTTCAGAACTCCTTCACAAGCTTATAATTTGTCTAAATacggaaaaaaaatggattccAGAGCAGAACCCTCAACCCCTCAGCGTATGTCAGCTCAGTAAGGGAAATTTACTTGTTACCAAATTTACTTAAATTTACTTTTTTCACCAAGAGGTGCATTAGTAAACTCGACATTTAAGTTGATCAGTAAAAAGCAGTGTGCAGGGGACATGATGGGACATGATGTTTTAGTTTGTAAACAGTTGAGCCACTCCTTCATGTGAGCCACATTGTTCCTCTAATATGAGACAGGGATTATTTTGATAGATACTCTGGCCTGcatgcaaaataaaattaaagaagtTCAATCATGGAAAGTTCactgaggagctgaagaggTGAATTCTGGTTTATGCCCTGATAGATAAGACCTATGGAAAAGAAtctgcacatttaaaaacagtgtGATTCCCATTGTTTCCAGATACATGTGAGAGTATTTTTATTCCACCCTGCAGTGAAAATAAACTGGAAGGAGCAGGGAAAGCAGTCCTCACCAAATTCTACTCAGCAAATTACATTGGTCAATCTTAAACATTAAAGACTGGCATATAACACAAAAAtgactgaacagaaacacagtgagttctttcaaccacacacaccctgaagaaacacacacacacacaggaatgtgGTGAGTTTCCAGGTGagtgtctgacctctgtgaccGCTCTTCACTCAGACTCTTATCGCTCTCATTTATCAGCTGTCCAGTTAGAGATTGTgcagctgtgtgagtgtgtgtgtgtgtgtatctgtgtgtgtgtgttagatctcctcacacacacacacacacatttatttggCCGGTGAGGCCAAGCAGGCTCCAGGGTCAGGGTCATttattgtgcgtgtgtgtgtgtgtgttatcagttGTGAGACGGAGTGTAAACACTGCGTGAGGCTGTGTTTactctctctgggtctctgtcaGAGACTCTCCATTAGAGCTCAGCCTGATCGTCCACCAGGCGCTTTATCATGAGGGGTCAAACAGACACCGCCACGGAGCGTGGGCTTACCTAAACAGCTCGTCTTGGTTTGTTACGTTCTGAAATATATTCTTTAAAGTAAATAGTCTCTGTTCATCCAGAACACCTCGTAGTGTCATCATCTCATGTGCTTTGAAAGAGTGGTTGGAAGTGTCGGATCTCTTCTGCATGAAGATGGAGAAGCAGCAGTTCAGACACAACCCAGAGAGAAAgtcaaaacacaataaaaaaacagaaaagcaaacaaaatatCATATATCACAGTCATGCAGCCACAGTACTTTGTGGTTTCTCTAGATGTATAGAAGTTGCATTATAAAGCAACGACACGGCTGATAGtggatgtttttctctgtgcttcTGTCTGCTTTGTGCCTGCAGCACCACTCAGCACCCACCATCCCTGCCTGTACGCAGAAAACTCTCTGGCTTCTTTCCAAATACAAAACTCCTCTATTTCTGCAGTCCCTTTTCGAAAATCCCAAACTATCGTGGCCAAACCTTATTTCAATTTTCTAGACCTTTACACTTTCTGCATTTATTCCGCAAATACCATTAAAGCAATACTGAAGGGTCACTGCACTTCCTTTTAGCTTTTATTGATCTGTTTCTTAATGTATTTCACTGTACGCactactttctttctttctttcatggCTGTGTGACGCTGTAttattgtatgtgtgtgtatatatatatatatatatatatatatatatatatatatatatatatatatatatatatatatatatatatatatatatttggttTTCTTTACACCTTCTTGCTGCCTCTTGGCCAACTTGTCGTTTGAAATGCCAGCTGGTTCTCAATGGACCTAAACCTGATCAAACAAAggtgaaatgaataaataaagtgcaTAAAGACTTTAAAGCCTTTTTCAAAATGAACCTTGAGCAGCCACACAGTCGTCTTGCCTGAGAACATCCACGGCTCTCGCCCTCtgtgcctttctgtgtggaatttgcatgttcttcctggagGTTTTCTCCATGTCCTCCAGAAGGACCGGAGTCAGCTTGTTGTCTGCAGACAGTGAGGCAGACGGTCACACGGAGGGCATCAGTCAGTTTGACGGACTGGCTGTATGGTATGGAAGTGTTTGTTCAGACAAACCTAAAACCTGTGtactgtcgtgtgtgtgtgtgtgtgtgtgtgtgtgtgtactcagtGAAGTCCCCCCTTCCAGAGGAACATGGCAGATGGAGACTAGGTGCTAAGTGGAAGTGATATTTTTCTCAGACCCTACACAGCTATAGTGTGGGAGGCAGAAACatggaacttttttttattttattttttttaaacctcaaTCCTCACAGGGCAGAATTAAACGCCCCTGCTCCGAATCCAGCCTTCACTCCTAACATGATGCAGTGATCCCAACAATCACACCCTGTGCTAACAAACAAAGATACTGAAAACAAACGCCGTGTTGAAGAGCAGTTTACCGTCGAGCTACTTTCCTTCAAACTGTGGCTGCATTTACAGTAATACGGACCACTTCACTGATCCGGGGAACAACGGGCCACATTGTGTGGGTGAAGGTCTGTTTACCTTCAGGCGGAGGAACGCCTCACTTCGTGAAGTCAAACAAACTCCTTTTCTAAACGTGTTTATGTAGTATCAGAGCTGTGCTCTCTTAAAGATGTTATTGTTCTTTAGATTTcataaaagagaaacagaatcCATGCTGGTACATTTGCAGCAGATGTGCATGTGTCTGATTTTGCAcggtcaaataaaaaaaaaggacttttcaTCACGAAAGTTCAAGTCTCGGTGACGAGCAGAGTTGTGCAATTTTATGGAAATATGAACTTGATTCAAGTTTGTAGCTGCTTTTTCAAAAGCTGCTCCAGTTACTCTGCAGGTTTGTGTGATAAATAGGTTGTTGCGTCCTGATTTGATGAAACAATGACTGGTTTATTGTTCAGCTGCTTTGACACCATGATTAGTTTGGCTCAAAAGTCTGTATGGAATGGATTCAAGAAGCAATGACAgtgagaaggagcagcagcagaacggcTCCGACGGGTTTATTGAAGGGAAAATAACGTTTCTGTTAAGATgcagaaacatttaaatgaggTCTGAATGTCATCCTCCTCCCTTAATGGTAAATACATGACTCCACAATGTTTCACTGACTGTAGTTTTTGCATGctaaaaaagtttaaatctaAATCCATGTTGTGAATCTTTAAAGCTTGTTTAGTGTGACTTGCTGCATTGTTGAACTTCACCACCTTTCAGTCAAACTACAAAATGTAAgtaaacagaaacagacagcagctctgcaactttttaatgtacaaaaaaagattaatttctTGTGGctgtgtggctttttttttctaattgtaaTCAGCTACTAATAAATCCCTCCCAAAAAAAGAGACAACATATCCTCACACTGCCTCTTCTGCAAATCGTCAAAGCTTCAATTTCTTTGTAAAGTGATGATTCTGAATGATTGAATGTTTGAGATTTCATTTAGAACCCAGCGGCCAGCAGGAAGGTCCATGTGAGGTCAGGTTTCATCACACCCTGCTCGGAAAGGAGAAGCAAGCAGTCACAAACTCAGATGTCTCGTGACTTAAAGGGTCGACTCCGTGTCAGTTTATGGTTTTATTCGAGACTTCAAGATTAATCatttgcaaacatttttttttatagggtaactgaaagagaaaataaatgtgacGGTTTCTTTCAGTGACAGTGAGAGTTACTGCCTGCTCCAGTGATGCACGAGGAGGCGCAGTAGCATCAATGGTGAGGGGTCTTCACTTATATTAGTGCTGAAATTACTTTCTATAAATAAACTAATATGACAAGGTAACATCCTGGAGCTGGTAAATATGCAGATATTCTCAAAATGTGGAGTCATTTCTTCCAGTATTTATAAAACCAGCTAAAAAAAGATCAGTGCTGAAAAAGAGATGCAAATCATGGCTGGATCGTACAGCTCAGTTCCAGTAAATCcacaaagtaaaaacatttttttttaatcttcatatTTGCCCTCCGTGATCGTCTTCTTCTGTCACACCGGCAGTGTTGGTGAAATAAATGTGCCTTGCTCAACATTGCATTGAACAACTATAGACATGAGTAACACAGTAATGCAATTCCAATTATcagaatgttttaaaaaaaatatttattttctttaaaagccGTGCACTTCCTGACTGTAATAAATGCACAATGACCATAAACTCCTTCACCGAATACTGATGTGAAAAATGAATACAATGGGAAACTTATTGTAAAATTATAACTTACATTTAAAACAATGCTTTTCATACAAAAATCCAggattttctgcattttgtaCAACAAAGAGCACTTTGTGTTTCCCTgtatcactgctgccacccgCTAGTTGAAATGATAGTAATCGATTCCTTCCTTCAGCTGCAGCGAGTTGAGATTTGCCTCCAGAACACCTCCGGTCATGTCCTGGAAAGAGGACAGCAAAACATCGCAGAGAGACCGGAATTACAACAAACTTCAAATCTTAGCAGGGTCCATGTGGAGTGTTTCAGCGATCGTTAACTTCTGTTTGAAGCGTGAACAAGGCTCCTGTTGAAGCAACACCGCAGAAATAAAGCTGATAATGTTCAGCCGTCATGGTTTCTCAGTCAAGGTACTGATAATCTGACAAAGACacatcagaaagttgtgttttcagtgaaagaaaataaaaatccaaaagaCATCTGTctgaaaaccattaaaaaaaataaaagtcaaggcTATTACTTGAAGCTTCTTGGGATAAAAGACACGTTTCCATCAGTTTGAGGCATTTGGCTTCGTAATGAAGGCAATTTTCTGTCCTCGGCCTTCTTTCTGCTGGGTGTGTTTTGATATGTCAGAGTTAAGCCAGAGGTTACATAAAGACTGACGAGATTCAGACTCACCTACAGAAAAATTAGGTTCAATCAAAGCCAACGAGCGAAGTTCAAATAAATATATCTGCTGTTTATAATTTGATataatttcacaaaaaatgCGTGATTgaatccaggtgtgtgtgtgtgtgtgtgtgtgtgtgtgtgtgtgtgtgtgtgtgtgtgtgtgtgtgtgtgtgtgtgtgtgagcgtgtgcgtgtgtgtgttagaaagCTCCTGATTGAGTCCAGGTCTCTAATTACGTCTGCAGTTCCCATAATTGAGCAGTTAGTCGAGCCCTGAGGTGGAGTTCGTAGATGTGAATCTGGCTGTGTGATGGAGCCAGATTGGAGCGGCGTGAGTGTGTTATTACACACTAATCTCACCGAATCTGCCACCGTCACAGCCTGCGTGAAGGACTCTGAGTGCTGCCAGCGCTGCGCAGTAGTCAAAATGGAACTGGAACCGCCGAACGCGCCGAGTGAACGTGACGGCGTGATCAAAGCGGAGGCTGCCGCCCGCTCCCTGGCGGCTCCCTCGCTGTCCTGACCGGGCACACGCCCTGGGTCATTATGTCGTTATAGCGGCCATTAACAGACCTGAGGGACGGACGGTCAGAAACGAGCTCCCTGCTCACCAGCTTCACGCAGACGATGAAgggcgcggcggcggccgtgTAGTGCAGGATGGGGATTTTAGGCTTCGGTCGTTCCTGGGgggaaaacaatgaagaatGAGCAGCCATTTATAATTACTGTAATTAAATGGAATGGAATTAATCAGGATTTTAAGACTGCAGCCTCTGCTCACGTGCTTTCTGGGTAATCTCACCTTGGATTCCTCATATGTGTAGAAGCCTTTGTGGATCTTGTTCTCATCTACGTCACAGAAAGCTTtgacctgaacgcagcacagctCATCACGTTACACTCATGTGCTGAAAGGTGTATAACATAACACATCTTCAGAGAACGAACCTTCCTCTGATTGGTGGCGCTCAGGCTCCGGTACAGCTTCCGGCCCTGTTTCCCGGCGTTCCATACGGTGACGTTCTCCCAGCGACTGAGAACCCGCTCCTGCAGAAAGTCCACCCGCAGCCTCCAGATAGTCTCCCTGAGAGCAGAGGGGTGATCAGAAGTGTCTAATGTATTGATCACAATCACAATGATTTTTGAGTTATTGTAACAAGATGCTTTTTCAATATAAACCACACGATGTCTTCTTCAGAGGTCAATGATTGGTGTCAATATTCTGGCTGAACTTCAAATTCAATAAATTCAAACGAAAACTGTAACttggacaaaaagaaaagtaatgCCAGCCCCAGTATCAAGTGAAGTATTCACTGCATTTATACAGGCCTAACGAGCAGAGACCGAATCACCTGAACTCTCATGCTGGGTCATTTTACAGGAAGCGCTACGCTCTCATCTTTGGCTGTGAGCTTTACACCGAGTCAAGCCTCACACTGCAAACAAACCCAGATCCAGCCGCAGAGCGGAGCCCGGGTGGTCTCCACACTCCTTCCCGGTGCTTTCTCTGTGCCGGCTTTGATTCTGAGACGCGGCGGCAACACGGAGGAGATTTACAACACGCATACCTTCCACTCACGTTTCTAAACAAGCAGGAAACCTCTCGCCTCAGTTTTTCTTTGGCACG
The nucleotide sequence above comes from Salarias fasciatus chromosome 6, fSalaFa1.1, whole genome shotgun sequence. Encoded proteins:
- the LOC115390894 gene encoding meteorin-like protein is translated as MLRPWVAHWVAAVLACRAVAQYSSDQCSWRGSGLSHEAHRRDVEQVYLRCSEGSLEWLYPTGAIIVNLRPNTEPPSGLHVCIKPHVHSQGSHVYLERAGDLRLLLADQDHARGEVRCFMLGEGALFVEAVPQTDISRRITAFQYELVPSRGPGAHMYPYLHPASAACKPCSDEEVLMAVCTSDFAGSGVFGGVAPGPDERSPTAVTLTRLFHQKSRIFSWGGARGRRWSGRVFVPERCGVRQGDGEFLLTGSVHFGEAWLGCAPRYKDFQNLYVRAQQAGANPCQIDTSGEISAQRLVE